The genomic stretch tcCCACTCCCTATGAGAGGAAATCATGTACTACTAACCTTTCTGAATCTGACTTACTTTGCCGCAAATAAAGAGGATTTGGGGGCTGGCGATATAACccagtgatagagtgcttgcctagcatgcatgaagccctatATTTAATCCTTTTGAACcatggagaaaaagagaggggggtttctctctctctttttttaagttttcaaggTAGGGCttctgggtgtcctggactccctttgtagaccaggaatTACACAGAGTTATGGCCtggaacgcacagagatccacctacctctgcctccctagtgctgggactataggcaggTACCGTCATGGTTcggccatttttatttcttttgtgttttttgaaATAGAGTTTGGGTTGGTGTCAAACTTGTTGTGTAGCTGAGTTTGGCCCTAAATTCCTAAtcctcagccaggcatggtagtgcacacctttaatcccagcactcagggaggcagagttgtGCTGATCactgagttcggggccagcctggtctgcaaagcaagtccaggatagccaagaatacacagagaaagaaaacatttaaaaaataataatttacttaactttattttatgtgcattagtgtgaaggtgtcagatcccttggaactggaattacagacagttgtgagctgccatgtgggtgctgggaattgaacctgggtccgtttggaagagcagacagtgctcttaaccactgagccatctctccagccttgaaaACAACATTTTTAGTTCTTCTATTTCTCCATTCCAcctgctgagattataggtgtacaCTAACATGTCCAACTATTTATTTTTGCtagttttgaaatagggtcttaactctgtagctcaggctggcctagcacTTTAaaaggttttttctttctttttcttttttacatctgtctgtctatcgaTCGATTTGTGTTGCTATAGGTGGATGGATGAACATTGAAAAGCTTgtttgtaggtcagaggacaacacaaGGAAGtgagttctctccctccaccatgtgggtttcagggatcaaactcagtcatcaggctttgtggcaagcccctgttcccattaagccatctcaccagccctagccttgaacttttgatcctttgGTCTCAGCCTCTGAAGTGCTTAGAATATGAGtgtgtacttttttttctgtgctaATCTCTGCCACACTGAATTGAGGGCGTTAGAAAAGCAGCTCAGTTACAGGGCTGGGTGAGCCTCAGGTGTtaaagtgcttgcctaccatacacaaagccctgagtttaatccctagcaccacaCATAAAATTGGGCAAAGCATATGCCTAAGATTCCTAGCAGTTATGAGGTGGAGTAGAGGCCTGAGTATAGTTCATGggcatccttggctatatagtgagtttaagAAGAACTGTATGGGGCAATTGAGACTGTCTAAAAAAAAGCCCAACTATAGTCTAGATTCCAAAATGGACTCTAAAGCTTTCAGAGATTGAATGCTCAGTCTGTTTCCTTTCTTGGGAATTGACTCAATAGCTCCAGAGCCTAGCAAGTATTCTACTACTTGTGTTACATCCCTAGTCCCAGGTCatatttttttaccttttttttttaaatagatatgTGCAAGAAGCCAAAGAAGCAGCTAAAAATAGAGATCTGGAAGAAGCATTGAAACTTTTCAATTTGGCAAAGGACATTTTTCCCACCAAGAAGGTGCTGAGCAGAATCCAAAAACTGCAGGAAGCTTTGGAGCAGttggcagaagaagaagaagaagaagaagacgacgaTGGTGATGAATTTACAGATGTGTGCAACTCTGGCTTGCTGCTTTATCGAGAGTTGTATGATAAACTCTTTGAGCACCAGAAGGAAGGTATCGCCTTTCTCTATAGCCTGTATAAGGATGGAAGGAAAGGGGGCATCTTAGCAGATGATATGGGATTGGGAAAGACTGTTCAAATCATTGCTTTCCTGTCTGGTATGTTTGATGCTTCACTTGTGAATCATGTGCTATTGATCATGCCAACCAATCTCATTAATACATGGGTCAAAGAATTTGCCAAGTGGACTCCAGGAATGAGAGTCAAAACCTTTCATGGCTCCAGCAAGGAAGAACGTACCAGAAGCCTGACACGGGTTCAACGAAGGAATGGCGTCATTATCACTACCTACCAAATGTTAATCAATAATTGTCAGCAACTTGCAAGCTTTAATGGACAAGCATTTGTATGGGACTATATCATCCTGGATGAAGCCCATAAGATCAAAAGTGCCACTACCAAGTCAGCAATATGTGTTCGCGTTGTACCTGCAAATAATCGCATCCTCCTGACGGGAACGCCAGTCCAGAATAATTTGCAAGAACTGTGGTCCTTATTTGATTTTGCTTGCCAAGGCTCCTTGTTAGGAacattaaaaacttttaaaatggagtATGAAAATCCTATTATCAGAGCAAGAGAGAAGGATGCTACCCCTGGGGAAAAAGCCTTGGGATTTAAGATCGCTGAAAACTTAATGGAAATCATAAAACCCTATTTTCTCAGGAGAACCAAAGAAGAGGTGCTGATGAAAAAGGCAGACAACCCAGAGGCCAGACTCAGCAAAAAGAATCCAAGTGTTGAAGATATTTGTGAGATGTTTTCCCGCACCAGGAAAAATGATTTCATCGTTTGGATACGTCTTGTGCCTTTACAAGAGGAAATTTATAGAAAGTTTGTGTCTTTGGATCACATCAAGGAGTTGTTGGTGGAGACACGCTCACCTCTGGCTGAGCTGGGTGTCTTAAAGAAGCTCTGTGACCACCCTAGGCTGCTATCTGCACGAGCATGTAATTTGCTGAATCTAGGAACTGCCAGATCCTCTGCTCTGGATGAAAATGAGCAAGAAGATGCTTCAGATATGGACAGCATTGATCACTTAACGGACAATACACTGATGCAAGAGTCTGGAAAAATGATATTCTTAATGTCCCTGCTAGAGAGACTTCAAGAAGAAGGACATCAAACTCTGGTGTTCTCTCAGTCGAGACAAATTCTTAACATCATTGAGCGTCTCTTAAAGAACAAGTGCTTTAAGACGTTGCGAATTGATGGCACTATTACTCATCTTTCAGAACGAGAAAAAAGAATTAGGTTATTTCAGCAAAATAAAGAATACTCTGTTTTTCTACTTACCACTCAGGTTGGTGGTGTTGGCCTAACGTTAACTGCAGCGACTAGAGTGGTCATTTTTGACCCTAGCTGGAACCCTGCAACTGATGCTCAAGCTGTGGATCGAGTTTATCGAATTGGACAAAAAGAGAATGTTGTGGTTTATCGGCTCATCACTTGTGGAACTGTAGAAGAAAAGATATACAGGAAACAGGTTTTCAAGGACTCATTAATCAGACAGAGTACTGGTGATAAGAAGAATCCATTCCGGTATTTCACCAAACAAGACTTAAGAGAGCTCTTCGCCATCGGGGATCTGTATAACTCTGCAACCCAGATGCAGCTTGAGTCTCTGCATGCCGCTCAGCGGCGATCTGATGAGAAACTCGATGAGCATATTGCATATCTGCACTCGCTGGGCATAGCAGGAATCTCAGACCATGATTTGATGTTCACCCGAGATCTGTCTGTTAAAGAAGAGCTGGCCTTGCTAGAAGACTCTCAGTACATTAAGCAGAGAGTTCAGAAAGCTCAACTCCTCGTTGAATCTGAGTCTCAAAATACAATGGAAAGACAAAGAACTGGAAGCAAGGAGGCCTGGCTTAAACCACAGGAATTTCCttcacaacagaagaagaaaCGTCCTGGATTGAATAAGCCCCACCAGCCTCGACCTTCCCCTCTTCTGACTATTCCTACCCAGGTAGAAGCTATCAGTTCTCAAATGGCTGCTATAAACATTTCTGATCAGTCTGCAGAGAGTGAGCCCCCAGAGGCAGGTGATGTTACTTTGCTGCAAGGTACTCGGCACCACTACGAAAGTACGTTTGATGCTGGCACTGTAGCTCCTTCACCCCAGGGGGCTGGAAGTACAGGAGGAGTTTGGACTGACTCTTTCTTGGGACCTGCAAAAGGTTTTGCAGCTGAAAATGAAGCTGAGCAGGAGGCATTACAAGCATCGCCTAGGCAAGAAGCCCTGCCAGAGAACCTCCTGGGAAGCTTTAATGATTTACCTAGACAATTCAGCAAGGCTGATCTGGGGCCAAATTTAGATCTACAGGATAGTGTGGTTTTATGTCAGCACAGTCCCACAgcagatgaaaatcaaaacatagAATCAGATGTACCTGTAGTTGAAATATCTGATGACTTGTCAGCATCCCC from Meriones unguiculatus strain TT.TT164.6M chromosome X, Bangor_MerUng_6.1, whole genome shotgun sequence encodes the following:
- the Ercc6l gene encoding DNA excision repair protein ERCC-6-like; the protein is MEASRGLTEVETLSPQLAERYLRYVQEAKEAAKNRDLEEALKLFNLAKDIFPTKKVLSRIQKLQEALEQLAEEEEEEEDDDGDEFTDVCNSGLLLYRELYDKLFEHQKEGIAFLYSLYKDGRKGGILADDMGLGKTVQIIAFLSGMFDASLVNHVLLIMPTNLINTWVKEFAKWTPGMRVKTFHGSSKEERTRSLTRVQRRNGVIITTYQMLINNCQQLASFNGQAFVWDYIILDEAHKIKSATTKSAICVRVVPANNRILLTGTPVQNNLQELWSLFDFACQGSLLGTLKTFKMEYENPIIRAREKDATPGEKALGFKIAENLMEIIKPYFLRRTKEEVLMKKADNPEARLSKKNPSVEDICEMFSRTRKNDFIVWIRLVPLQEEIYRKFVSLDHIKELLVETRSPLAELGVLKKLCDHPRLLSARACNLLNLGTARSSALDENEQEDASDMDSIDHLTDNTLMQESGKMIFLMSLLERLQEEGHQTLVFSQSRQILNIIERLLKNKCFKTLRIDGTITHLSEREKRIRLFQQNKEYSVFLLTTQVGGVGLTLTAATRVVIFDPSWNPATDAQAVDRVYRIGQKENVVVYRLITCGTVEEKIYRKQVFKDSLIRQSTGDKKNPFRYFTKQDLRELFAIGDLYNSATQMQLESLHAAQRRSDEKLDEHIAYLHSLGIAGISDHDLMFTRDLSVKEELALLEDSQYIKQRVQKAQLLVESESQNTMERQRTGSKEAWLKPQEFPSQQKKKRPGLNKPHQPRPSPLLTIPTQVEAISSQMAAINISDQSAESEPPEAGDVTLLQGTRHHYESTFDAGTVAPSPQGAGSTGGVWTDSFLGPAKGFAAENEAEQEALQASPRQEALPENLLGSFNDLPRQFSKADLGPNLDLQDSVVLCQHSPTADENQNIESDVPVVEISDDLSASPSALQGAQAIEAQLEVRPQLELEEDPLESPPQYACDFNLLLEDSADTGQNLSSKFLEDVEKENSLQSPAADSGAESALNLSKEEQVISVKKRNKARRILSDDEDEEEAFKSPFGTSSFSLSPFPFSSVKQFDASTPQNDNNPSGRFFSPKIPDRVNTSLNSRRSLASRRSLINVVLDDVEDMEEGLDNNSEEESAPGLSEDSSEEASECAEEEPSGETLASENKPSSLPVSEPCSLALQSSLAPQSSPCAPGPLSNDPLVDPPQDPAVETANDYSSLVALGKELKECGKIQEALNCLLKALDIKSTDPEVMLMTLSLYKQLNNS